The DNA window TGTCCCGCACGAAGAGGCGGCACGGTTCCGCCTCGACCGCTTCCGGACTGGCGCCATGATCGACGAAAAGGGCCAGGGCGCCCAACCGAACCTGCATTGAAGGCGGTCTAGAACAGCATGCGCATTGTCTGTCCCTTCTGCGGTGAACGCGAACTCGGCGAATTCACCTATCTCGGCGACGCCAAGCCGGTGCGGCCCGAAGCCGGCGCCTCGGAAGACGAGGTCTTCGACTATGTCTATCTGCGCGACAACGTTGCCGGGCAGACCAGCGAATACTGGTACCATGGCGGCGGTTGCCGAGCCTGGCTGAAGGTCACCCGCAACACGCTGACGCACGAAATTTCGTCGGTTGAGCCGGCGGCGGGCGCCGGCGCTACGAAGGTTGGTGCGTGATGGCCGGCGCGCAGACACACCGGCTCGGCAATGGCGGCCTTGTCGACCGCTCGGCACCGCTGAACTTCCGTTTCGACGGCAAGGCTTTCTCCGGCTTCCAGGGCGACACGCTCGCCTCGGCGCTGATCGCCAATGGCGTCAAGCTGGTCGGCCGCTCGTTCAAATACCATCGCCCGCGCGGCATCCTGACATCCGGTTCGGAAGAACCCAACGCGCTGGTCGAGTTGCGCAGCGGCGCAAGGCGCGAACCGAACACCAAGGCGACGACGGCGGAGCTCTATGAAGGGCTGGAGGCCGCCAGCCAGAACCGCTGGCCGTCGCTGCGCCATGACGTGATGTCGGTCAACCAGCTGTTCGCGCCGATCTTCGTTGCCGGCTTCTACTACAAGACCTTTATGTGGCCGGCGAAATTCTGGGAAGCGATCTACGAGCCGGCGATACGCCGCGCCGCCGGCCTTGGCCGCGCCGCCGGCGTCGCTGATCCCGACCACTACGACAAGGCATGGGCGCATTGCGATGTGCTGATCGCCGGCTCCGGCCCGGCCGGGCTGGCGGCAGCATTGGCGGCCGGCCGCGCTGGCGGCCGCGTCATCCTGTGCGAGGAA is part of the Mesorhizobium loti genome and encodes:
- a CDS encoding sarcosine oxidase subunit delta family protein, which codes for MRIVCPFCGERELGEFTYLGDAKPVRPEAGASEDEVFDYVYLRDNVAGQTSEYWYHGGGCRAWLKVTRNTLTHEISSVEPAAGAGATKVGA